AGGCCTTGCCGTTGTCGTAGGTGATGCGGCGGACGGCGCTTTGCGGGATCTCACCCTTGTCGGCGCGCTCCTGAAGGTGCAGCGCGAAGTGACGCTCCTCGGACGGGTCCGCGTGCGTATAGTCGGATCCGACCAGCAAGCGATCCTCGCCCGTGTACTGCATGATGTAGGGCAGATCTTCGTCCACCTGGCACGTCACGTACAGGTTGTTCAGGCGCACCACGTCCGACTTATCGGTGTACGCGTACCCGCCAGACGCGCGGCGGCTCCCTTTCGACGCGCCTCGGATGATCTTGTATACGAGGTACGGCACCCAGGACGAGCCGGCTTCGATGAAGCCCCAGCGCACGCCGGGGAACTTGTATGGAACGTTGAAGGTGACCAGCGCTTGGAAAGCGTTGAGAGGCGGGACGCTGATCCGCATGTACCGCGCGTGGTCGAACTCCTTCGCTGAGGTGAAGTCCGGCGTGCCGGAGCCGGTGTGGAAGCAGACGGCCATGTCCAGCCGCTGGCACTCCTCCCAGATCGGATAGAAGTATTCCTCGCTCACCCAGTGGCCGCCCTCCCGGTCGCCCTTCTTGAAGATGCCGCAGGCGCCGTGAGCCTTCGCGAAGCGCATCTCTTCGATAGCGGCCTCGATGTTCGACATGGGGGGCAGGCAGACCCAGCGAAGGCGTCCGCCGGTCTTCTCGGTGCGGTCCGCCAGCCAGCGGTTGTACGCGCGCCGGAGCGCCGTCTCCACGACGGGGTTTTCCGTGACCCCCACCAACATGAGGGATGGATAGATGACCTGGACTTCGGTCCCCAGCTCATCCATGTGGCGAACGCGCGCCATCGGGTCCAATAGCTCCCGCGTCTCCACCGTCGTCTGGCTGCGCTTGTCGTCCCGGTGCAGGCGCGGCTGGCGGTGCCCGTCGATCATCCAGTACCGGGTTGGCGGTCGCGTGGGGTCTGGATTGGATGGGTACCCCGTCGTTGGCTTGAAATGCTGCTCGTCTGCAGCCAGAAACTCCCACGTGTCCTCGGTCTCGTCGATGTGCGCGTCACAGTCGATAACCTGCATCGCCAGCCTCCTCAGCGACCGTGCCGGAGTCGCCCCAATGGCTCGTGAAAGCCGGTCCGAATCATATGTATCCTCGTCCGGGCGCGCCAGTGGCGGGTCCAGGGGTCAAGATCGGGACTTGGCTCAACGTCGTGAGAGGATGCCTGCGATGCGAGGAGGTGCGGTCGATGCCGACGATCCACTACGAGAAGCGCGACGACCACATCGTCGTCATGACCATGGAGGGCGACAATGACCTGAACATCGGCGTGGTGAATGCGGAGCTGCACGACCGCATCGACGAATTCGCGGCGGACGACGGCCTGTGGTGCGCCGTCATCACCGGGGCGGGCAGGCGCGCGTTTTCGGCGGGCGGCGACATGAAGCGCCGGGCCGCGTTCAACGCGGGGGAGCTTTTGGAACCAGCCGGAAGCCCGGCATACAACTCGTCCCGTCCGACCATCATCACCGGGCTTCCGATGTGGAAGCCGGTCATCGCGGCGGTTAATGGTTATTGCCTTGGAGCCGCCTTCGCGCTCGCCCTCGCGTGTGACATTCGGGTCGCGTCGGAAAACGCGGAGTTCTCCATGCCCGAGCTGAAGCTGGGCTCGCCCGGAAGCTTGGGGGTGCCGCAGCGCTTGCCGCGCCTGATTCCCCTGGGCCCTGCACTGGAGATGCTGCTCACCGGCGACCGGATCAACGCGCAGCAAGCGCTTCAGTGGGGCCTGGTGAACCGCGTCGTGCCGCAGCCCGACCTGATGGATGCCGCGCTGGAGATGGCCCGGCGCGTCGTGGCCAATCCCCCGCTCGGCGTGCGCAGCACGAAGGAAGCGGTCATCCGCTCGCTGGAGATGCCGTTTGCCGAGGCGATGCGTCTGACGACGCTGCTCTACCAGCCGAACCGGGGCACCGAGGACGCGAAGGAAGCGCACCGCGCCCGGATCGAGAAGCGCAAGCCCGTCTACAGGGGGAGATAGCAGGTATGCTGTAGCGACGGCTGGCGACTGCTGGCGCACGCATCGTCTTCGGAGGTGACCGTATGGCCCACGCCCTGGACGGAATAAAGGTCATCGACGTCGCCATCAACTACGCGGGCCCCACCGTCAGCATGTATCTGGCGGACCAGGGAGCGGACGTCGTCAAGGTGGAGCGCCGAATCACCGGTGACACCTCGCGGCGCTCGGGCAACACACCATTTCTCAAGCTGAACAGCCGTCATTACATGGGGATCAACCGCGGCAAGCGCAGCATCACCGTGGACATCACCAAGGCGCAGGGGCAGGAGATCGTTCGCGAGCTGGCGCGCACCGCGGACGTGATCGTCGAGAACTTCCGGCCGGGCGTGATGGATCGGCTGGGGCTCGGCTACGACGCCCTGTCCGCCATCAACCCGCGCCTCATCTACGCGTCGCTCACGGCCTACGGCCCGAAGGGGCCATACGCGAAGCGCGCCGGTTTCAATCGCCTGGTCGAGGGGCTGGCCGGCGCGCTATTCCGTCGTGATGGCGATGGGCGGCCCCTGGGGTCGGGGATCTGGATCGCCGACTGGTCTGCGCCGATGCTCATGGCGTACGGGATCACCCTCGCACTTCTCGCGCGCGAGCGGACCGGGCGCGGTCAACGTGTGGAGTCGTCGCTGCTGCACGCCGCGGTCGCCATGCAGCTTGGGGACATGACCGTAGTGGAGAACGATCCCACTCCGCCGCGAGAGGAGAACCCGTCTGGCTATGGCAGCTTTCTGTGCTCAGACGGCGTCTACATCAATATCGGCGCGTATCTTCCCCATCAATGGGCCAGGCTCTGCCGGGTGCTGGACGTGCCGCACCTCGGCGACGATCCACGGGTCACCGACCCGCTGCGCCGCGGCGAGCTGCATGAGGAAGCATGGCCCGTGTTCGAAGGGATCTTCGCCACGCAGACGTCGGGTGAGTGGCTGAAGGCGCTCAATGACGCCGACGTGCCCTGCGCGCCCATCGTGGACCGGCCGAACGTTCGATTCGAGGAGCAGATCATCGCGAACGAGCTCATTGTGCCGGTGGACCACCCGGTTGTTGGGCGAACCTATATCGCCGGCACCCTGGTCAAGCTCTCCGATATGCCGAGCGTCCCGTTGGAGCCAGCGCCCACCCTCGGCCAGCATACGAACGAGATCCTGTCGGAGCTGGGCTACTCTGACGAGCGCATCGTCGAGCTGCGCAAGGCGGAGGTGGTTTGAACCTCGGGCGCGTCATGGCGTCACACCCGCGCCCGCGGGATTCCGAGCTCCGCGTCCTGCTCGACGCGCCCTGCAAGTCGCAGGTCGTCTGTCGTCACCGGCGTCCCATCGTGCCACCGCGCTGCGCGCTTGATGGTCAGCGTCGTGGTCATGCCACCCTCTGGCAGGAACTGCCAGAGGCCGTTCTCCAGGCTGGGCGTCGCCTCTGCGAGCTGCGGGCGCAGGGTGCCCTGGTTGTCGTGGTGCACGAGGGCCGCGTGAGCCAGCTCCATAATGGCGTCGAGGCCCGGGTAGCTGGCCACCGTGCGGTTCGTCTCCTGGCCCGCTAGGGAGGGAGGCACGCCGCGAATCACCGCGTCGATCCGCTTCGTCCCGGCGTATTCTGCTCCGGCGGGCGCGTCGGCGCCGGCGGTCGATCCCCCGTTGGACGGAGCGCCGCACCCGATGGCGCCGAACGTCAGGGCGGATGCGATCAGTACGATGAGCAACGGGTGACCCATGCTGGCTGCTTCCTCGGCCCATTGCGCAAACTGCGCATGTATAGTACGGGAGGTTTACAGAGGGATGAAATTCGCTCATTTTTCGCACATTTGGCGAAAGCCCGGGATGTCGCCGGCGGCTCGATACGCCCAGCTCTGGCGCGAGCTGGAGCTGGCGGACGGTCTCGGCTTTGACTATGCCTTTGCCGTCGAGCACCACGTCGATCCACGCGAGAGCCTCAGCCCATCTCCGCCCCTCTATGTCGCGAGCGCCGCTGCCCACACGTCGCGCATGCGCGTCGGAGCCATGGGATGGCTCGTGCCTCTGTACGACCCCCTTCGCGTCGTCGAGGAGGTGGTCGCGCTCGACAATCTCACCGAGGGGCGCCTCGAAGTCGGGCTCGTCTCGGGGGCCCTCCCGCAGCACTTCATCCCCTACAAAGCGGACTTCGAGAACCGTCGCGAGCGCGCCATCGAGGCGTATGAGCTATTAAGGACTGCCTGCGCGAGTCCCGGCGACTTCAGCTTCAGCGGCCCGTACCACGAGTACAGCCACGTGGCGCTCCAGATGCCCGCGGTGCAGCGTCCCCATCCGCCGATCTGGTTCGAAACGCGCCACCCGCCAACGCTCGAGTATCTCGCGCGTGAAGGGATCTTCACCGGCTACGTCCACTACGTGCTCCGCGAGGAGATGGCGCCGCTGTACCGCGACTATCTCGACACCTGGCGCGCAGCGGGCCATCCCGTCAAGCCCGAGATCAACTACTGGATCCTCGTGTACGTCGACGAAACCGATGACCGGGCGTGGGAGATCGCGGGGCCGAGCTGGGTGCAGACGTACACCGAGGTCGCCGTGGTGGACAAGCTCATCGAGTCGCGAATTCGGCGCGGCGAGATCACCGGAGCGGAGATGCTGAAGCATTTCACTGATCCGCCCTATATGCGCGAGCACAACATCGGGCTGATCGGCTCACCAACCACCGTCGCGCAAAAGCTTCGCGACTATGCGCGCGAAGGCACGTTCAACGTCCTGCTGGGCGAGTTCAATTTTGGCTTCCTCACCGAGGAGCAGGTGATGCGCTCGATCCGTTTGTTTGCAGACGAGGTCATGCCCCGCGTTCGGGACTACGAGCCGTTCTGACCGTGGAGTTGAATCAGGCGGTCGCAGAATCGCCGGTAGGGAGGCTGTGAATGCGTTCCGACGAATCGCGCGGCTCCACCAGAGTCCAGTCGGTGGCGCATCGCTCGCGCCGGGACCTCGCGGCCGTCCTCGACCTGCTTCCCCTTGCGCTCGTCGACACGAGCCTCGATCTGGATACCCACCTTCGGCGCCTCGCCGACCGGATCCGGGCGACTCTCAACGCTGACTCGGTGGTGATCTTGCTGGAGCATGCCGACGGGGGCTCCCTGGAATCGCGCGCGTACTCGTTCTCCCAGGCTCGCATCGATATGGGTATTGGCGATTTCCTGCGGCCGGACTGGCCGCTGGACAGCGGCGTCGTGGGGTGGGTGATTCAGAATCGACGGGCGGCCCTGGTGACCGACACGATGGCTGACGATCGAGTGCGCCGACGACGCTTGGGGATTTCGGAGTCCGTCATTGCCGCGCCCTTGCTTGTCAACGGCCACGCTATCGGCGCCATTCGGGTAAGCGCCCTCGCGGCGCATCGGTTTGTTGAGCGGGACAAGCAGCTCGTGGAGGCGCTGGCGCTTGCAACGGGAATCGCCGTGGAGAACGCGCGGCTGTCGCACGAGGCGCGCGGACACCTGGAGCAGTTGGAGGAGCGGTACCGGGCGGTTCAAACCCTGGCGGAGATCGGGACCCTCGTCCTCGAGTCCTTCGACTCGGGGGCGGTCGCCGAGCGGATCCTCGATCGCGCCCTTGCGCTTGGGCCCTTTGACATCGGAATCATGCACCTGCTCAGGGACAATCGCCTGGAGCCCGTCGCGCATCGCGGGCTGCGCAATGCCGAGCACGCCGAGTCATACTTTCGCAGCGACGAAACAGGCCGCCGTCAGGCGATGTTTCACGTCATGGCGAGCCGGGAGCCGCTGGTCGTGGAAGACGTCCAGACGTTCGACGGAATGCGCGTGTTCAAACCGGAAGGTGTGCAGTCGGCGATCGTTGTGCCGATTCGGGCGGGCGCTGAGGTCCTTGGCGTCATGGCTGTCGGGAGTCGCTCGACACGAGACCTCACGCCGAGCACTGTGCAGCTCCTCGCCGCGATGGGCAGTCAATTTGGGCTCGCCATCCAGAAGTCGCGGCTTCATCTGGAGATGCAGCAGGCTCTCAGCGACCTCCAGCAGACGGAAGCACGCCATGCCCGGCTTGCCGCGATCCTGGAAGCCACGCCGGAGATGGTCGCGATCGCCGACCGCAACGGACGTCGGCTCTACCTCAACGCCGCGGGGCGCCGCCTGCTCGGTATCGGGGAGCATGACGACGTCACGGGCGAATCGTGGACCACGCACCGCCCTCCGGCGGCGGTCGAGCACCTGCTGAGCGTCGCGATCCCGGCTGCCATTCGCGATGGCATTTGGTCCGGTGAGAGCACGTTCCTGGCGCGTGACGGTCGCGAGATACCGGTCTCCCAGCTCATCCTCGCTCACAAGGGCCCTGATGGGTCGGTGGACTTCTACTCCACCATCGCGCGCGATCTCACCGAGCGCCGGCGCATCGAGGCGCAGCTCGCTCGTGCCCAGCGGCTTGAGACGGCCGGCCGCATCGCCGGGCAGGTCGCGCACGATTTCAACAACCTCCTCGCCCCGCTCGTCGGATACCCCGAGCTGATCAAGATGCGGTTGCCGACCGATCACCCCGTGGTGGCGTTTTGCGACGAGATGGTCGCGGCCGCGACGCGCATAGCGGAGATCAACGATGATCTTCTGACCCTGGGGCGCCGCGGCTACTTCCAGCATCGACCAATGGACCTGAACAGGCTGGTGCTGGAGGCGGTCGAGCAGACGTCGGACCGTCCCGACACGCTCGATTTGCGACTCGATCTCGCCGCGGACCTCCTTCCGATCCAGGGGTCCGGCGCGCAGCTCACCCGGCTCCTCTCCAATCTCATCTCCAACGCTCGGGATGCGCTTCGCGACGTCGGGTCGCTTACCATCCGAACGCAGTCGGTCTATCTCGACCAGCCAATCGGACGGGCGACGCAGATCAACGTCGGGGAATACGTGCAGCTCGAAGTGTCCGACACCGGCGTTGGCATCCCGCCGGAGAGCCGCGACCGAATCTTCGACGTGTTCTTCACGACGAAGACGACCGACAAGCGACGCGGCTCGGGCCTCGGGCTCAGCGTCGTCCAGGCTGTGGCCGACGACCATCACGCGTACGTGGACTTCGAGAGCGCAGTCGGGAAGGGAACGACCTTTCGCGTCTACTTTCCGGTGTATCGCGGATCCGACGCGCTCGAGGCGCCCAATGCCCTGACCGGCGGCAATGAGTCGGTCCTGGTGGTCGACGACGATGCCGGCCAGCGCGAGGTTATGCACGAGATGCTCCGGACCCTTGGCTACCGAGTGGCGGTCGCGGAATGCGGGCAGGAGGCAGTACGCTGCGCTCAGGAGCAATGCTTCGACCTCGTCATCCTCGACATGGTCATGCCGCCCGGGATCGATGGAGCCGAGACGTATCGGCAGCTCTGTGAAATCCGACCCGGTCAGCGGGCCATCATCGTGTCCGGCTACGCCGAATCGGGCCGTGTCGGCCAGGCCCAGGCGCTCGGCGCCGGCAAGTACGTCCGGAAGCCGGTCACTGTGGAGACGCTGGCCCGAGCCGTCCGGGAAGAGCTGGACAGAGAGCGCACGTAGGGGACGTTCGAAGCGTCATCGACTCCGGACTGATGAACTTCAGGACTTCTCCTGCCACTCCGCGAACCCCATGGCGCAGCCCGTGCCCGCCTCGGTCCTGTAGCAGGGCACGTAGTCGACGAGGCTCATCTCCAGGTCCGTCTCGGCCAGCGCCCCGGCCATGGCGATCCAGTTCCGGATCTCCGATGTCCCGGAGTTGAACCGGACGTCCGGAATGCTCGTGAGCTGGTCCGCATCGCGGCGTCGAAGCGCGTCAATGATTTGCTCGTCCAGATCCTCTTCGATGACGAAGTGGCTGAGGCCACCGGATGCGACGATCGCGACGCGGGCGTCGGAGTCCCACGTGTCGATCGCCTGTCGAAGGGCTGAGCCCAGCTGATAACAGCGCTTCACGGGAACCTGATTTGGCCAGTAGTACGTGTTCAGCAGAATCGGTACGTTGCGCAGCACCCGGTTGTTCATGAGTCGGCGGTAGACGTAGTAGAAGGCGTGCCCGATGGTGCCGTGGTGATGCTCCGGCGCGAGATACCGGGAGTGCGCGACGTCGAAGCCGGCACCGGTGAGATGCTCGATGAGATGGAGGCCGAGAGCCGAATCGGTGGGGTGCGAGACCCGGTTCCTTGGGGGATTGCCAAGGGGGGCCGTGGTGTACATGTATGCCTGGCCCCAATCCTCGCTCTCGGCCGGGGCATCGTCGATCGTTTCCCCCCAGTACACGTTGATGGCCGGCATATTGTCCTCGCCAAATGCCTCGTGTTGATCGTCGCCGAGGATCACGACGACGTCCGGCGCCGTGCGGGCGAGGGTGTCAGCCAGGTGGGCGATCGCCCGCTGGCACGCGTCGAACCGCCGCTGCGCTTTCTCTTCGTCCAGCTCAGCTTCGAACCGCTTCGAGCCGCGAAGCTCGAGCAGGTCCGGATACGAGTACGTCACGCCCTGGAACCAGAGCTGGGGATTCTGCCGATCTGCCGCCGCGCGGCGAGACCATTGAGTGGGAGGAAGGGCGAGCTGCGGCCCATGGGAGCTTCCGATGCCCAGGACGATCTTCGCCATCGCTCCACCTCCTGTCGGCTGCCGTCGCAGCCGGTTCCACGGAAACCATCATACACGCCTCGGCATCCTTCGGCCGTCGGGCCGACCGTCACAAGGGGTTGCGCCGCAGCCACTCGATGTAGTCGGCGGTGGATTGCTCGAGGGTGAACTGCGGGGCATATCCGACTTCGTTCGCGGCCCGGGTGATCTCGAGGTAACCGCTGGGCCGGGTATGGGGGCCTGGACCGGGGCGCAGCTCCACCTCCAGATCTGGCGCCGCCTGCCGCGCCGCGGCGACGAAATCGCCGAAGGTCTCGCGCCGGCCGGACGAGATGTTGTAGACGCGGTGGGGAAGCTCTTTGGCCGTCTGGATAAGGAAGAGCCCCAGGGCGCAGTCCTTGACATAACAAAAATTCCCCACGTCGTCGGCATAGGGGGCGCCGGTCCGGCTGCCGCTGAAGTCGGCCGGCTTCCCGCGCGCCGCCGCCAGACAAATGCGACTGGGCGCATTCGCCAGCGTGTGGTACAGCGGCCCAAAGATCCCGCCGACTCGCGCGGACACGGCTTCGAGCCCGGTGCGCGCGCCGTAGTGGAGCGCGAGGATCTCCCACGCCTTCTTGTACGTCTCGGTCGCATTCGTCGACTGGACGGGGAGCAGCGCGTCCTCCCGGAACGGACCATCGGCCAGCCCGCCGTACACCGTCGCCGAGCTTGCGAACGTCACGCGGGGCACGTCGTTGACGCGCGCCGCCTCGAGGACATTGATGAGCCCCATCATGTTGACGCGATAATCCTCGGCGGCGGAAAGGGCCGCGAGGCCGGGGACTGCCAGATGCACGATGCCGGTCACCTTGTTTCGGCGCACCACGTCGATCATGTCGTGGGCGCTGGTGACGTCCACACGCGCCACCGTGACGCGCTTCCCGATCTCGTCCCTGATGAAGTCAGGCTCTCGCCGCGTCGTGTACTGCGTGATGACGACG
The sequence above is a segment of the Chloroflexota bacterium genome. Coding sequences within it:
- a CDS encoding LLM class flavin-dependent oxidoreductase codes for the protein MKFAHFSHIWRKPGMSPAARYAQLWRELELADGLGFDYAFAVEHHVDPRESLSPSPPLYVASAAAHTSRMRVGAMGWLVPLYDPLRVVEEVVALDNLTEGRLEVGLVSGALPQHFIPYKADFENRRERAIEAYELLRTACASPGDFSFSGPYHEYSHVALQMPAVQRPHPPIWFETRHPPTLEYLAREGIFTGYVHYVLREEMAPLYRDYLDTWRAAGHPVKPEINYWILVYVDETDDRAWEIAGPSWVQTYTEVAVVDKLIESRIRRGEITGAEMLKHFTDPPYMREHNIGLIGSPTTVAQKLRDYAREGTFNVLLGEFNFGFLTEEQVMRSIRLFADEVMPRVRDYEPF
- a CDS encoding CoA transferase, encoding MAHALDGIKVIDVAINYAGPTVSMYLADQGADVVKVERRITGDTSRRSGNTPFLKLNSRHYMGINRGKRSITVDITKAQGQEIVRELARTADVIVENFRPGVMDRLGLGYDALSAINPRLIYASLTAYGPKGPYAKRAGFNRLVEGLAGALFRRDGDGRPLGSGIWIADWSAPMLMAYGITLALLARERTGRGQRVESSLLHAAVAMQLGDMTVVENDPTPPREENPSGYGSFLCSDGVYINIGAYLPHQWARLCRVLDVPHLGDDPRVTDPLRRGELHEEAWPVFEGIFATQTSGEWLKALNDADVPCAPIVDRPNVRFEEQIIANELIVPVDHPVVGRTYIAGTLVKLSDMPSVPLEPAPTLGQHTNEILSELGYSDERIVELRKAEVV
- a CDS encoding amidohydrolase family protein, with translation MQVIDCDAHIDETEDTWEFLAADEQHFKPTTGYPSNPDPTRPPTRYWMIDGHRQPRLHRDDKRSQTTVETRELLDPMARVRHMDELGTEVQVIYPSLMLVGVTENPVVETALRRAYNRWLADRTEKTGGRLRWVCLPPMSNIEAAIEEMRFAKAHGACGIFKKGDREGGHWVSEEYFYPIWEECQRLDMAVCFHTGSGTPDFTSAKEFDHARYMRISVPPLNAFQALVTFNVPYKFPGVRWGFIEAGSSWVPYLVYKIIRGASKGSRRASGGYAYTDKSDVVRLNNLYVTCQVDEDLPYIMQYTGEDRLLVGSDYTHADPSEERHFALHLQERADKGEIPQSAVRRITYDNGKAFYGLS
- a CDS encoding GAF domain-containing protein: MRSDESRGSTRVQSVAHRSRRDLAAVLDLLPLALVDTSLDLDTHLRRLADRIRATLNADSVVILLEHADGGSLESRAYSFSQARIDMGIGDFLRPDWPLDSGVVGWVIQNRRAALVTDTMADDRVRRRRLGISESVIAAPLLVNGHAIGAIRVSALAAHRFVERDKQLVEALALATGIAVENARLSHEARGHLEQLEERYRAVQTLAEIGTLVLESFDSGAVAERILDRALALGPFDIGIMHLLRDNRLEPVAHRGLRNAEHAESYFRSDETGRRQAMFHVMASREPLVVEDVQTFDGMRVFKPEGVQSAIVVPIRAGAEVLGVMAVGSRSTRDLTPSTVQLLAAMGSQFGLAIQKSRLHLEMQQALSDLQQTEARHARLAAILEATPEMVAIADRNGRRLYLNAAGRRLLGIGEHDDVTGESWTTHRPPAAVEHLLSVAIPAAIRDGIWSGESTFLARDGREIPVSQLILAHKGPDGSVDFYSTIARDLTERRRIEAQLARAQRLETAGRIAGQVAHDFNNLLAPLVGYPELIKMRLPTDHPVVAFCDEMVAAATRIAEINDDLLTLGRRGYFQHRPMDLNRLVLEAVEQTSDRPDTLDLRLDLAADLLPIQGSGAQLTRLLSNLISNARDALRDVGSLTIRTQSVYLDQPIGRATQINVGEYVQLEVSDTGVGIPPESRDRIFDVFFTTKTTDKRRGSGLGLSVVQAVADDHHAYVDFESAVGKGTTFRVYFPVYRGSDALEAPNALTGGNESVLVVDDDAGQREVMHEMLRTLGYRVAVAECGQEAVRCAQEQCFDLVILDMVMPPGIDGAETYRQLCEIRPGQRAIIVSGYAESGRVGQAQALGAGKYVRKPVTVETLARAVREELDRERT
- a CDS encoding NAD(P)-dependent oxidoreductase; translation: MILITGGMGFIGLHTARRFLDAGERVVITQYTTRREPDFIRDEIGKRVTVARVDVTSAHDMIDVVRRNKVTGIVHLAVPGLAALSAAEDYRVNMMGLINVLEAARVNDVPRVTFASSATVYGGLADGPFREDALLPVQSTNATETYKKAWEILALHYGARTGLEAVSARVGGIFGPLYHTLANAPSRICLAAARGKPADFSGSRTGAPYADDVGNFCYVKDCALGLFLIQTAKELPHRVYNISSGRRETFGDFVAAARQAAPDLEVELRPGPGPHTRPSGYLEITRAANEVGYAPQFTLEQSTADYIEWLRRNPL
- a CDS encoding protocatechuate 3,4-dioxygenase; this encodes MAKIVLGIGSSHGPQLALPPTQWSRRAAADRQNPQLWFQGVTYSYPDLLELRGSKRFEAELDEEKAQRRFDACQRAIAHLADTLARTAPDVVVILGDDQHEAFGEDNMPAINVYWGETIDDAPAESEDWGQAYMYTTAPLGNPPRNRVSHPTDSALGLHLIEHLTGAGFDVAHSRYLAPEHHHGTIGHAFYYVYRRLMNNRVLRNVPILLNTYYWPNQVPVKRCYQLGSALRQAIDTWDSDARVAIVASGGLSHFVIEEDLDEQIIDALRRRDADQLTSIPDVRFNSGTSEIRNWIAMAGALAETDLEMSLVDYVPCYRTEAGTGCAMGFAEWQEKS
- a CDS encoding enoyl-CoA hydratase-related protein codes for the protein MPTIHYEKRDDHIVVMTMEGDNDLNIGVVNAELHDRIDEFAADDGLWCAVITGAGRRAFSAGGDMKRRAAFNAGELLEPAGSPAYNSSRPTIITGLPMWKPVIAAVNGYCLGAAFALALACDIRVASENAEFSMPELKLGSPGSLGVPQRLPRLIPLGPALEMLLTGDRINAQQALQWGLVNRVVPQPDLMDAALEMARRVVANPPLGVRSTKEAVIRSLEMPFAEAMRLTTLLYQPNRGTEDAKEAHRARIEKRKPVYRGR